One Marasmius oreades isolate 03SP1 chromosome 2, whole genome shotgun sequence DNA segment encodes these proteins:
- a CDS encoding uncharacterized protein (MEROPS:MER0014033), producing MLVSPRYPAVQSSFSTNHSEPEHGQYRPAKDLEAFNSLLPPPVEFVEGSSSGNLVVPEGKYEPINAITTPSRSKAPVEVPPIAFNATSSSPAISNGHSNTSISTPTKTPMKTPVKTIASLYQGDVELSWPKMWTLGAGLFNTGNTCFLNSALQCLLHTPPLLHIVSTHRDCKPAVFCMTCQLRKLAGRSFQKRAPFSPDMITSKLQIIAKQMRRGRQEDSHEFLRYAIDAMQKSCLTGHPTKLEHKLTETTWVHKIFGGRLRSRVTCRDCGSNSDTFDSILDLSLDIHRAQHLNIALHKFVATDYLKGADKYKCERCKKHVNAEKRFTIHDAPVVLTVHLKRFSPIGHKIGHGVEYDEHLNLDPFMSEGQYGPRYTLYGVICHAGGGPNSGHYYAFVKSRENKWFEMNDESVTPLGSPPIRMKNAYMLFYLKDKGQKLEMINFSSTHRPKSGVVAAMKKKRTREEEEEEDRGEKVTKPFIGPLLPSPIINARSPSESKRPRLDNDDPQATKLKNKIQELQVSSNTALSELADYASDEDAKSPKADNSNPSGVIRTPASSTPAPSANSSAIPPAAFYGTPAGVKKRNGLGPATANHHSTWKKNGYNPYSRFGGKKNKGAARGL from the exons ATGTTGGTTTCTCCTAGATACCCAGCAGTGCAAAGCTCTTTTTCGACCAACCATTCCGAGCCAGAACATGGGCAATACCGGCCAGCCAAGGACTTGGAGGCTTTCAATAGTTTATTGCCACCACCAGTTGAATTCGTAGAGGGTTCTTCTTCGGGGAATTTGGTTGTGCCAGAGGGTAAATATGAACCTATCAATGCGATAACAACACCTTCGCGCTCGAAAGCGCCAGTGGAG GTTCCTCCTATAGCTTTTAATGCAACCTCATCCAGCCCGGCAATATCAAACGGCCATTCCAACACCTCTATATCCACACCGACTAAGACACCGATGAAAACACCAGTCAAAACGATAGCGTCGCTGTACCAGGGAGACGTTGAGCTTTCATGGCCAAAGATGTGGACTTTGGGCGCTGGCTTGTTTAATACCGGCAACACATGTTTCCTGAACAGCGCCCTCCAATGTCTGCTACACACTCCCCCTCTTCTTCACATAGTGTCCACGCATCGAGACT GCAAACCCGCCGTATTCTGTATGACATGTCAGCTTCGCAAGCTCGCGGGACGCTCCTTTCAGAAACGAGCACCTTTCTCGCCAGATATGATAACCAGCAAGCTACAAA TTATTGCCAAACAAATGCGTAGAGGAAGACAGGAGGACTCGCATGAATTCCTGAGATATGCTATTGATGCTATGCAGAAGTCGTGTTTAACCGGTCATCCAAC CAAACTCGAACACAAGCTCACTGAAACTACATGGGTGCATAAGATTTTCGGAGGGCGGCTACGATCTCGTGTGACATGTCGTGACTGTGGCTCTAATAGCGATACATTCGACAGTATCCTCGACCTGAGCCTCGATATTCACCGTGCACAACACCTGAACATTGCTTTGCACAAATTTGTGGCGACGGATTATCTGAAAGGGGCGGACAAGTACAAATGTGAAAG ATGTAAAAAGCATGTCAATGCAGAGAAACGCTTTACTATACATGACGCTCCAGTAGTCTTGACGGTTCACTTGAAGCGATTCTCTCCGATCGGACACAAGATCGGCCACGGCGTCGAGTATGACGAGCACCTTAACCTCGATCCCTTCATGAGTGAGGGCCAGTATGGTCCGCGTTACACGCTCTATGGGGTAATATGTCATGCTGGCGGTGGTCCCAACTCAGGGCATTATTACGCTTTCGTAAAGAGTCGAGAGAACAAGtggtttgaaatgaacgatgAGTCCGTGACTCCTCTGGGCTCACCACCAATTCGGATGAAGAACGCCTACATGCTTTTCTATTTGAAGGACAAGGGGCAGAAACTCGAAATGATCAACTTCTCGTCGACACATCGACCGAAATCCGGCGTTGTTGCcgcgatgaagaagaaacggacacgcgaagaagaagaggaagaagaccgAGGAGAAAAGGTCACAAAACCATTTATTGGTCCACTTTTACCAAGTCCGATTATCAATGCCAGGAGTCCTTCAGAGTCCAAGCGACCGAGACTGGACAACGATGACCCGCAGGCTACCAAATTGAAGAACAAGATCCAGGAACTTCAAGTGTCCTCAAATACAGCCCTCTCCGAATTGGCCGATTATGCGTCTGATGAAGATGCTAAATCTCCGAAAGCCGATAACTCCAATCCGAGTGGAGTAATCCGCACCCCAGCTTCTTCAACACCCGCACCCTCAGCAAACTCCTCTGCCATCCCCCCTGCAGCCTTTTATGGTACTCCCGCAGGCGTTAAAAAACGAAACGGTCTCGGTCCTGCAACCGCGAACCATCATTCCACTTGGAAGAAAAACGGATATAATCCTTACAGTAGATTTGGAGGAAAGAAGAATAAAGGGGCCGCAAGGGGTCTTTAG